One Triticum dicoccoides isolate Atlit2015 ecotype Zavitan chromosome 5B, WEW_v2.0, whole genome shotgun sequence genomic window carries:
- the LOC119311128 gene encoding argininosuccinate lyase, chloroplastic-like: MAAFAAKGSLRGGCFTASGLSGKNPPPSNSFCNHFVPSRSNAVPSMAWGMGCDRRQVKLKAQVPKWVLLNDDYLYDDQALQIDTIVSSSAVYIDLLNRERYRDPVLGRTKPEVTYQHKQRLEADEKRLRDLVDGLVESISSDSKNYRYVIMSIKENANMIMEEGFISSYARDEILEGLERIEKDIEVGKFHWRNNKDIRSNIVEALIDIVEGPAKRLDAVISRYAQILTVLQIWCHDSIDKFVAQIKELQVELVLLAIRNEGLVLPCTARNADCILLGDLVLSKVEQLENDVSQLVSCKNKIGSTLQTSFLSGRTDDSMNSLSKGSLHHICNSILKFGNLIVGDIAHDVTDLEQDLHSWMRMLTQNDEVTQSLLLMWRHQIDLDIFNVIQSSGSIYNADVDSSKRFLKACKVVPEMIRAARGFVKHTSFNHEKIQSFPPKSFLDAPQLAGFRSAKDLDHGAGAAAKQDFKFHSDHTTGRLLGWLRRLHQSGQNS, translated from the exons ATGGCGGCGTTTGCGGCGAAAGGGTCGCTGCGGGGGGGCTGCTTCACGGCGAGCGGCCTCTCCGGGAAGAACCCTCCTCCAAGTAACAGCTTCTGCAACCACTTTGTGCCGTCGCGGAGCAACGCTGTTCCGTCCATGGCCTGGGGCATGGGCTGCGACAGAAGGCAGGTGAAGCTGAAGGCCCAG GTGCCTAAGTGGGTTTTGCTGAACGATGATTATCTGTATGATGATCAAGCATTACAGATCGACACAATTGTTTCCAGTTCAGCTGTGTACATCGACCTTCTCAACAGGGAACGTTATCGGGATCCAGTG TTAGGGAGAACAAAGCCGGAGGTAACATATCAGCACAAGCAGCGCCTGGAGGCTGATGAGAAGCGCTTGAGAGATCTTGTGGATGGCCTGGTTGAGTCCATCTCATCGGACAGTAAGAACTACAGATACGTCATAATGTCCATCAAAGAGAATGCTAATATGATTATGGAGGAG GGTTTTATTTCCTCTTATGCTCGAGATGAAATTTTAGAAGGTCTTGAAAGGATAGAGAAGGACATTGAAGTGGGAAAATTCCATTGGAGAAACAATAAAGATATCCGGTCTAACATTGTTGAAGCACTCATTGACATAGTTGAAGGGCCAGCAAAAAGGCTGGATGCAGTAATAAGCCGTTACGCTCAAATTCTTACAGTCCTCCAAATATGGTGTCATGACTCCATTGATAAATTTGTTGCCCAGATAAAAGAACTCCAG GTTGAGCTTGTTTTGCTAGCGATAAGAAATGAGGGATTGGTCCTACCTTGCACCGCTAGGAATGCAGACTGTATTCTACTTGGCGATCTGGTATTATCAAAAGTTGAACAG CTAGAAAATGATGTCTCTCAGCTGGTTAGCTGCAAAAACAAGATTGGCTCTACACTACAAACTTCTTTCCTTTCAGGCCGCACCGATGATTCTATGAACAG CTTATCAAAGGGTAGTTTGCATCACATATGCAATTCTATTTTGAAATTTGGAAACCTGATCGTTGGTGACATCGCGCACGATGTTACAGATCTTGAACAGGACCTGCATTCATGGATGCGGATGTTGACACAAAATGATGAAGTGACCCAAAGTTTATTGCTTATGTGGAGGCACCAGATTGATCTAGATATTTTTAATGTCATTCAAAGTTCTGGCTCTATCTACAATGCTGATGTG GATAGCAGCAAGCGGTTTTTGAAAGCCTGTAAAGTGGTTCCAGAAATGATCAGAGCAGCTAGAGGGTTTGTAAAACACACATCTTTTAATCACGAAAAGATCCAGAGCTTTCCACCTAAGAGTTTTCTTGATGCTCCACAGCTTGCAGGATTCCGTTCAGCCAAG GATCTGGATCACGGAGCTGGCGCTGCTGCGAAGCAAGATTTCAAATTTCACAGTGACCATACAACGGGGAGGCTGCTTGGCTGGCTTCGACGTCTTCATCAATCCGGGCAGAATAGCTAG